ATATTGCTGCTGTTTCACTGGCTAATTCGTTGACTCTCTTCCCATACATTGATGACATATCTGAGAAGCTGGACTATATAGGCATAAACTACTATGGGCAGGTTTGCTTTATTAACCTTGACTGTACACTGTGCATGATATCTGGCATACCCACATGAAAATTCTCACATTTATTTCAGGAAGTGGTTTCGGGTGCAGGCCTGAAGCTGGTGGAAAATGATGAGTATAGCGAATCAGGTCGTGGGGTATACCCTGATGGCTTATACCGTATGTTGCTTCAGTACCATGAAAGATACAAACATCTAAATATTCCTTTCATCATTACTGAAAATGGGGTTTCAGATGAGACAGATTTGATCCGCCGGCCATATCTCTtggagcatttgcttgctatttATGCTGCCATGATCATGGTTCTGATTATGAATTAAATCtttatttgcttaaaattaagttaatctTTCATAAACACCGATTTCATGTTAGACTTCTTGTAATTGTTCTACAGGGTGTGCGTGTACTTGGTTACCTGTTCTGGACTATTTCTGATAACTGGGAGTGGGCCGATGGGTATGGTCCCAAGTTTGGACTTGTCGCAGTTGACCGGGCAAATAATCTTGCACGGATCCCTCGCCCCTCTTACCATCTATTTTCTAAAGTTCGAACTCCCTGTCTGCATTTGCTTTTCCATGACATCTGCTGTCTAATTTTTATGACACTTCCTATGAACTCTTGATTGCAGATTGTGAATACAGGCAAAGTTACACGTGAAGATCGTGAAAGAGCATGGGATGAACTTCAAAGATCTGcgaaagagaagaaaacaagGCCATTTTATCGGGCTGTGGATAAACACTGTTTAATGTATGCAGGTAATTATTTACTCATAATTTCGACTAACACAATCTGTGTCTCTATAGATTTGTAGGACTGCGTGTTTCTTTTGgattttatgtttgtttccctcccttattttaacatattgtTTTTTCCATGCACAGATTGTTTTTACTTTGCAACTTTACATCAATAATTTAGCCATTTAAATTTATGACAATTATATCAGCACCATGCGAAACTGAAGACAAATATTTGTGGTTCCTGTTTTAACAAGGACAAATAGTTATATCAAGTTTAAGATGACTATTTAACACTACATTATATTCATTCTTCAATGACTTGAGTTCTATATGGGGGTTATATGGATAAGTCTAGTAAGTTTTCTTGGTTCTCATGACAGGCGGACTTGATGAACCTGAACAGCGACCTTATATAGATCGAGATTGGCGGTTTGGTCATTATCAGATGGACGGACTCCAGGATCACTTGAGCCGCTTCTCAAGATCCATTTTTCGACCATTCTCCCTCTTCTCCctaaaaagaaaaccaaaatctCAAAAGAAGAATGCCAAATTAATTCTTCAGCCTCTTGAAACATAGCAATTGATTTCTCTTGTCCCAGATTCTATATTTTTGAGTGATGAGCACTTTCAATTTCAATATTCAACCCCAGGCACACCTGTCTAACTTTCATTATATCTGTAATATTGTACTGGGGGTATTATTATGCATTCTTGTTGTAAAGCTTATTTGTCTCATTTTTACCTAGAAGTCaacatattaacataatcacTGGATGGTAATATGAGATGCCAGTCCCTGTTAGCGGAATGTCATGTATTGTACCCTGGACATACACAAAAATGCAAATCGCTGACCACTTAATGTAAACAAGAGcctcccttttttcttttctttctcccaaggAACTATGAACTCCTCTTTTCAATGGAGTGAGATATTTCACGTTTAACTTTTCCCAATTCATACTGGTCATGGCATATCAGTATATTATACAAATCTCGTCTCCTTATTGCGCAAATGCACTTTAGATGTTCTAAAATGTGCAGCCAAATTGCCAAAGGTCTCAGCTTTCTAATCATGCAACCCTCACAAGAGAAAGATCAAGAACAGGGAATTTCCCGCTTCTTGGAAATGGATGAGAATTGCATTGTCTCAGTGTAGTCGGAGCTGCATTAGTTTTCACGTTTGTATAACATGTGTTCCAGTTTTGCTGCATTATTCagataatatataatacataaatatatgaATGACTTTGGAGATGCTTTAAGTTGTCTGTTCATCCGTGATGCTTATATTCGCGATTGTAATGTACAATGGTGCTAGTCCTGATTGTATATTGATAATcctcaaatatgttttaatttcacACATGATTTGAGGTCATTATCTAgtgtatttttataaattgagcCTTGTTTTAACTCAAAAATTAGTAAAGATTAGGAATTATCACTTAATATCtttgttttgttagttttaGGTCTTTTTGATGTATTTGTGGGAGTCTTTACaagaaattgaataaaaaagacaAGGAGAGTTATTTCCCTTAAGTGTGGCTTAGTGTGTGCTTAAGCAAACCAAGACAAAATCAATTGAAGGAGACACTGACTTATCTCGCTTAAGTCCAGTTGTTGAGCGAGAGGAATTTAGAAGATTTATGATGAAGTTAAGCACGCTTAAGCGTGACATGCTATGTGTTAAGCGAGCCAAGTCAGAGAACAAAATTGGATTCACTGAAAGTCCTTGCTTAAGCCCAAACCTTGAGGTGCTTAAGCAAAACAATCAAGTCAATGGAAGCACACAAGAACCTCGCTTAAGCGTGACATTCTGTGCTTTTAAGTGAGTAGAATCATAAACTAATGAATTGAAAATCAAAAGGTTTCGCTTAAGCGAGAAGTTACCCAAGCTTAAGCCAGGAGATTGCGACATGCTCAAGCCCACAATAGAATATAAAAGACTTGAGGTCTAATTGAAGGATTTTGGTGCCTTTTGAGAGCAACTTTATGACAAAGAGAGAGAACCATTCTTAGGACTTTTAGCTTTGATTCATTACACATTGGTATGAATCATCTTTACACTTGTAATCAAGCTATGAGCGACTAATATCCTCATCTATTGGAGTTGAAAATATTGAATCTAATTTCATGTAATACTCTTTCTTAATACAATTATTCAATTtcattcttcctcttcttctattAATGTTTGTTTTAGACTGATCACCTATTATTTGATATTAGAAATTGGTAGTTTAGTTGATAGATATTCGTTTGATTTCTGAACTAAGAAGAGTACCTAATTGGGGTTGATTCTAGACATATGTCAAAATCAATTAAGCTCTGCAAATTCTTAAACATTAATGATGATTGCTTAGGTTGATTTACCAAGACATtgagaattaatttaaataacttaGATTCTTTCACCTAAGACATTaggtttaaaatataattatgaattggagacaaattatattgattaaaatttactttaaaaaaggGGGAAACAAAACTCACCTTGGCTGTTCAAACTATCCATTTCTCACAACAGTAAATGTTCTTCAACTAGtttcttttatattcttttacaaattCAAGTATAACCATTTGAGAAATACTTTTACAAACCGTagtcttttaattaaaattgtccGAATAATCATTGGTCTTTTAGGAGATGACTTCGACATAAATTCTAATACTATTTccaaacttaattttatttgagaaaaaaagtcCCTAACATATAAAATTACAGGGCAAAAGGAAATTCTAATTATTCATGATTTGTAGTTGCCAATAATAAGAGACAAACGTGTGATAGTTTGTATAATGGTGCTGCATTATCATCTTTGTATAACATACTCTTATTCTAGTTATTTTATCCTATTATAATGTTATAGTAGTTTATATTAGCattttatgtattaatatttAGTATCGTTATAACTCATGAAATTCATCCTAAATGTCTTTAACTTTTGAAAAAGCATCATTATGCACGCATGattggaataattttaaaatattattcaatcataCAACATAATCTATAACGATAACTACTAAGTCATACCACCTTTacaacttttgtttttattgattttaacatgaatatttaaattaatataaacaatcaagtttaaacaaataaagGTTCAGAACTTTGAGTCAAATTAAAAGTAGAGCTAAATTTTGAGTGAATAGACattttgtcattattttttagtcattttgtacattaatttttatctttttgaaatataaaaataatttctatcatTACAATCCTTCTATTATTGACAATTTTAGTGGCACTAAATTAACACCTCTCTCTCTTGtgattctctttctttctctctcataaTTCACGTCACTCCATCATTGGAAATCTTCTCATTTGCTGAATCCATGACTCTTCTTCTTCCAGGAATATCGTCCTTCCCCCGTGATTCAGCGCGTTCCACATCAGGCCGTCGTGCCCCAACCCGAACACCAAGAAATTGCACGGCGACTTCTTCTCCAGAACTCTTGCTGTCACTGGACCAACTTCAGTTTCCAGTTTAGCCTTTGCCTCTTTTACCATTTCATGtaattctttatattttgaagTACCATCCACAAGCCTGTAGCTCAAATATATCCTGTAACATAGTACATCTACACGCCGGGCATCTTTTGCTATATTTAGCTGCTTCTTCCAACATCTGCCAGTATTAAACTCCTTCAAGGAAACACGATGACATTGGCTTAAGAAGTTGGAGATCACCCTGAGGATCATAGGCAGAATATATAGTAGTTTTGTTTTGGGTTAAGGTGATCCTCTGggttcttatttttatattaattttattttctcctcCTTCTTCTCCACCTTTCTTTATTAAGAACAAGGAAAAGTGATTAACTAATGTGCATGGCAGGGCTTCTTAGTGAGATATTCATTGTCTTTACGTTTGATGATGATGTTATTTTGTTTCAAGGGATGTAATGGGTATGATCTGTTAGATGGATATGGATTTCTCTCCTTGTTACTTGATCGAAAAGGAGGAAGTCATGGttgtttaatttagtttctatttttttttttttggagtgaGAATCAATTAATATAAACAATGAAATGATCAACAGCTTCATAGAATTTTCAGATACGTAGTTTAAATGTTGTGCTGCTGTATACACGACATCAAGGGTCTCCATTAGACAATGTTCAAACAGTGCTTTGGTATTAGACATGCATGTGTTGTATTTCTTCTAGTTATTNNNNNNNNNNNNNNNNNNNNNNNNNNNNNNNNNNNNNNNNNNNNNNNNNNNNNNNNNNNNNNNNNNNNNNNNNNNNNNNNNNNNNNNNNNNNNNNNNNNNCATGAACCTACCCCGTTGAATTACCCGTGTGCGAGCAGCATTGAACTCGGGTAAGGTGATATCAGTCAGTGTCATGTGATGCGTGCGGTTGCGTGTGTTGCTTTCTTGATTTGATATGCATAAATAAACATATGTGTTTGTACGTATACATTATACTGTTGAATAATTGATTCAAGATTTTCGAGGATTATTATTATCTCTGTATCTCACACACGAGTGCTACAATGGCAGTGTATATAGTATACACGAgttcaatatataaataaaaataaagaattacatGAAATGGTAAAAGAGGCAAAGGCTAAACTGGAAACTGAAGTTGGTCCAGTGACAGCAAGAGTTCTGGAGAAGAAGTCGCCGCGCAATTTCTTGGTGTTCGGGTTGGGGCACGACGGCCTGGTGTGGAACGCGCTGAATCACGGGGGAAGGACGATATTCCTGGAAGAAGACGAGTCATGGATTCAGCAAATGAGGAGAAGATTTCCAATGCTGGAGTGACGTGAAttatgagagagaaagagagagaatcaCGAGAGAGAGGTGTTAGTTTAGTGTCACCTCTCATGCTCtacttattaaaattatcaacaacaatGCATCTTATTAATCATGTTACttcaaaaataagaattattttttacatttaaaaagatAGAAACTAAGATGTAAAATGACTACaaaatataaaccaaaataCTTATTCCCtcactaaatttttaaatttaacccGCACCGTATATTTTATTCAAGCCAATCTATTGGACctcaattttgatattttcctATCCAAAATCTTCTCCTTATGATAAATCACAATTCATtgcaatttttatattaaagaaattacatTGCTAAAGGTAATTCTGCTCTTCGTTTTGCGCTGTGAAAGTGGCAAATTATCCCTGATCGGTCGCTTCTAATTGTCAAGCTTTAGGGTTCCAACTTCCAAGTACCgtatttaaccaaaaaaacctTCCAAGTACTGTATTCTGAACTTACAGGAATGAGGAAGTTTAGTGCACATACGTGAAAGAAAAacgatttgtaagctttggaaTGGTTCGAGTTCACTATAATACTCTCtccatattaaattatttatcatatttgataatatatgtaatttttttatacatgtaatttaaatattttaaaatacataaataaaatgacaaattcATTGTATTTTacgtaattttattaataagtttcctgaaaaaactaattaagaataaataaataaatttattaaatatttttattgctaaaaaatattgaataatttttattttttaataataagcccttcttttattatattctttttacctttttaaCTAATACCTTAAAGATAATTGTTATTTGTTAGCCCTTACTTATTTTATATTGCATAATAATGACGTAAGTATATAATTGTTAACTCTTAGTAGAAATATTTCACCTTCGGAAGATAATTCTGTTgaatttagcaaaaaaaaaaacaagtgagtCAGTCCAAAGATGCAGTGAATTTTCAAGTAGAGTATTGATGTGACATAGTGTTGTAGTTGATCAAGATTAGGGACCACCACGATGTAGTGACAGGAAGGGTTAGTGAGTAGTGACAATAAACTTAGCCACATTCATAAGAAAATAGTGGCAATAAACTTGGccatattgataaaaataatagtgaCATGCATCATCATGGTGCCCTTTGAAGTCAAACAACTATGGTGGGCTCTTGTGGGCAAGGCCGGTTCCAAGTGTACCATATATTGGTCTTTTCCAACAACCCCTAGTGATCTGACAGGCACTAATGTTATTGTTAGCACTACAAGAATAATCAACCCAATGGTTTTGGCCGATTTTAGTTGCAGTTATGAATATGAAAATGAATGTTATTCTGTGCCTCCAGTTCCtatgtttctttcttttgagTACTTGGTTCATTAAAGCATCTGCAATAAATCTGGAAACATATGAATCTGATAGAATAATTGATCTTCCTGGCCAACCTTCAAGCCCCTCAGTCTCACACTTTTCAGGTTACATCACTGTCAATGAAAACCATGGGAGGGAACTTTTCTACTGGTTCTTTGAAGCTCAATCTGAACCCTCCAAGAAGCCTCTCCTTCTCTGGCTCAATGGAGGTCTCtgatttttttgttgtcaaGGTCATAGTTAGATTAGAGATCTTATTATATtgataccatttttttttattggtttgctTGGAAGGACCTGGATGCTCCTCTGTTGGGTATGGCGCAGTTGTTGAGATTGGACCTCTTATAGTCAACAAAAATGGGGAAGGACTACATTTCAACACATACTCCTGGAATCAAGGTTTGTACATTCGTATATTATTTCCATCTTTTGACTTTGTAgtatgttccttttttttttttactatctaTTGTTATATCCTAATTAATGATATTACCGTACTATTAAGTATTAAGAAGGGGAGAGTTTGAGGATTTATTTTGCTTGCTTGGAAATTTGAAACCCTTGCAGAAGCAAATTTGTTATTTGTGGAGTCCCCTGTTGGAGTTGGGTTTTCTTATACTAACACATCTTCTGATCTCACCATATTAGAGGATAATTTTGTGGGTGAGTTTCCTTTACCGAAGATAAATTCTTCTGATTTTGTTGAATGATTAAAGTGGTCATATTTGACAAACTACTTGTATCAGCTAAGGATGCCTACAATTTCTTGGTGAATTGGCTACAAAGATTCCCACAGTTCAAATCCCGGGACTTTTTTATATCAGGAGAAAGCTATGGTGGTTAGTATTTAACTTCACTAAGATATCTCTGTCACATACATTACTAGCATAACCACATTTTCATTGTCCATATTTTCCAGGTCACTATATCCCTCAGCTTGCAGAGTTAATCTTTGATCGAAATAAAGATGGGAGCAAATACCCCTTTATTAATCTTAAAGGTTTTATTGTAAGTAAATCCTCtctaattaggaaaaaaaagaggataAATTTAGATGCAGTTCATGTTTTTGATTCCATTCTCTAAtcaaaattgaagttttatCTTAGTAAAATGTTGACCTttaacacaaaattttatatagtaGATTTTGGAGGTGAAACTTCACTTATGATTAGAGAACAACACGCATTTTGtgcaaaactaaaaattatacgAGAACATGCACCCCACATGATTTCATTGCCTTCTAAATGGATATGTTCACGTCTTCAGGTAGGGAACCCAAAGACTGATGATTACTATGACTATAAAGGCCTTCTGGAATATGCATGGAGCCACGCGGTTATATCAGACCAGCAATACGACAAAGCAAAACAATTATGTGATTTTAAACAATTTGAATGGTCTAATGAATGCAACAAGGCCATGAATGAAGTGTTCCAAGATTACTTAGAAATTGACATATACAACATTTATGCCCCG
This region of Glycine max cultivar Williams 82 chromosome 7, Glycine_max_v4.0, whole genome shotgun sequence genomic DNA includes:
- the LOC100792930 gene encoding serine carboxypeptidase-like 26 isoform X2, with the protein product MNMKMNVILCLQFLCFFLLSTWFIKASAINLETYESDRIIDLPGQPSSPSVSHFSGYITVNENHGRELFYWFFEAQSEPSKKPLLLWLNGGPGCSSVGYGAVVEIGPLIVNKNGEGLHFNTYSWNQEANLLFVESPVGVGFSYTNTSSDLTILEDNFVAKDAYNFLVNWLQRFPQFKSRDFFISGESYGGHYIPQLAELIFDRNKDGSKYPFINLKGFIVGNPKTDDYYDYKGLLEYAWSHAVISDQQYDKAKQLCDFKQFEWSNECNKAMNEVFQDYLEIDIYNIYAPACLLNSTSSIADDGDSNGPESLTKERNDYRLKRMRIFGGYDPCYSNYAEEYFNRKDVQSSFHADTKRDTNVAWKVALRFGFTVEMQMEEYR
- the LOC100792930 gene encoding serine carboxypeptidase-like 33 isoform X1; amino-acid sequence: MNMKMNVILCLQFLCFFLLSTWFIKASAINLETYESDRIIDLPGQPSSPSVSHFSGYITVNENHGRELFYWFFEAQSEPSKKPLLLWLNGGPGCSSVGYGAVVEIGPLIVNKNGEGLHFNTYSWNQEANLLFVESPVGVGFSYTNTSSDLTILEDNFVAKDAYNFLVNWLQRFPQFKSRDFFISGESYGGHYIPQLAELIFDRNKDGSKYPFINLKGFIVGNPKTDDYYDYKGLLEYAWSHAVISDQQYDKAKQLCDFKQFEWSNECNKAMNEVFQDYLEIDIYNIYAPACLLNSTSSIADDGDSNGPESLTKERNDYRLKRMRIFGGYDPCYSNYAEEYFNRKDVQSSFHADTKRDTNVAWKVCNNSILRTYNFSVFSVLPVYTKLIKGGLKIWIYSGDADGRIPVIGTRYCVEALGLPLKSRWRTWYHDNQVGGRIVEYEGLTYVTVRGAGHLVPLNKPSEALSLIHSFLTEEHLPTRG